In Fibrobacter sp. UWR2, the sequence GGCTCCAGAATGACAACCTGGCTTACTTCTTTTCGTAAATCTGGTCGAAGACGCCGCCGTTGGAGAAGTGCGTTCCCTGCGCCTTGTCCCAACCGCCGAAGTGCTCGATAGAAATCAAGTTCACGTTCTGGTCGAATTCCTTGTACTGGTCGAGAATGGCCTTGTTGGAGGGGCGGTAATGGTTCTTCGCTGCAATGTGCTGGCCCTCGTCGCTGTAGAGGTAGTTCAGGTACTCGGTGGCAAGTTCGCGGGTGCCGCGCTTGTCGACCACTTTGTCCACGATGGCAACGGAAGGTTCAGCCAGAATGCTGATGCTCGGGATTACGATTTCGTAGTCGTTCGGGTAGTCCTTGAGCGCGAGGAAGGCTTCGTTTTCCCATGCGAGAAGCACGTCGCCCTGGCCATTTTCGATAAAGGTGGTGGTAGAGCCGCGTGCACCGGAAGCGAGCACGAGCACGTTCTGGAACAGTTTCTTGATGAAGTCCTTGACCTTGGCTTCGTCGTTATTATACTGCTTTTCGGCCCATGCCCAGGCGGCGAGGTAGTTCCAGCGTGCGCCACCGGAGGTTTTCGGGTTCGGCGTGATGATGCCAATGCCCGGCTTCACGAGGTCACCCCAGTCCTTCAGGTTCTTCGGGTTGCCCTTGCGAACCAGGAACACGATGGTGGATGTGTACGGGGAGCTGTTCAGCGGGAATTCCTTGACCCAGCCGTTTTCGATGAGGCCCGCGTCGCGCACGGCGTTCACGTCGAATTCGAGGGCGAGCGTCACCACGTCGGCTTCGAGACCGTTGGCCACTTCCAGGGCCTGCTTGCCGGAACCGCCGTGAGACTGCGTGATTTCCACTTCGCCACCGGTCTTTTCTTTCCAGTGCTTCTTGAAGACTTCGTTGTAGTTGGCGTAGAGTTCGCGGGTCGGGTCATAAGACACGTTGGTGAGCGTCTGCTTTTCGACCTTCTTGGCAGAAGTTTCGCTCTTCTGCTCGTCAGAAGAAGAGCATGCGCTAAAACCGATAGTTCCCGCAATCAGGAGACTTGCCGCAATGGCGGACTTGACAAAATTCTGATTCATTCTTATACCTCGCTTGTTTATTGTTTTTTGTTTGTTGTTTTTTTTGTTTAATTACTGGATGCTTGCGGTAAAGCGGGCAGCAATGGCAACATCAGAGAGTTCCTTTTCGCTGTAGGCGCTCAACTGAATCTTGCTATGCTTGCCGAATTTCTTGATGAGGCTCACCGTCCAGGCGAGTTCATCGGCACCGGCCTGAATTTCATCGCGATCGCCGACGTATTCAAGTTCTGCATAGAGGCTATTCAAGATGCCCGCAGTCGGGATTTCCACACCCACGAAGAACGGAACGTAGTCGGTACCCTGGGCGTATTCAGACTTGATGCCGTTCGGAGCCGAGAGGTTTTCGCCGTCACCCGTGGTGATGTAGGCGACTTCGCCGTAGAGGCCGAGGTTCTTCGCGAAATAGTAGCTTGCGCGGCCTGCAATGCGGTGCGAGACTTCTGCCGTGTGCTGGATCGGGTCGAGAAGGTTTCCGCGGTAGGCGGCGCTGATTTTCGCATCGCCGAGTTTCACGGTTTCTTCGGCGCGGAGGTAACCGGTATCGAACTTGTTATCGTAAGTACCGAGCAACAGGCTGAAGCTAGAAATTCCCTTGTCGAAGCCGAAGCCGAGAGCGTCGTGCTGGTAATCGCGGGCAAGGAAGCCGCGCTTATTCAGGTGCACGTCCACGTAGGTACCGAAATTACCGGCAACAGTCCAGTCTGTACGGAAGCGACCGAATTGCGCACTAAAATCGCCGAAATCAGTATTCCACTTGTACTTGGCGTAGTAGGTATCGGCGCTGATCTTGTCGAAGCTGAAGTTCTTGCCGTCACCGTCCTTGACCTTGTTGCCAAAAGCCGGAGAGAAGATACGAATATTGATTACCGCCTCGAAATCGCCGGAAGTGAACTTTCCGCCGATGTTTGCACGCAAGAAGGAATTGTCGAGCGTATTGTCAGCATCGTTATCGTAAACGGCCTTGATGGCCTGCGCCTGCACGTTACCGGTGAGTTTGAAAGCGGGTTCTTCTTTCGCTTTTTCGGGAGCGGCAGCTTCTGCCTTCGGGGCTTCAGCCACAGGGGCTTCAACTGCAGGGGCGGCTTCTGCAGACGTTTCTGCTGCCGGAGCCTCCGCAACGGGAGCTTCGGCCACGGGAGTTTCAACGGCAGGTGCGGCAGCCGAAGTTTCTGCTGCCGGGGCTTCAGCCGCGGGGGCTGCGGCCACAGGTGCTTCTGCTGCAGGGGCAGCATCCTGAGCGAAAACGTTGGAGGCGAAAAGGGAAGTCGTAATGACCGCAGCGGCGGCAAGCTTTGCAAAATTCTGGTTCATTCTTAAACTCCTTGGTTATGGTTATTGTTTTGTTTTTTTTGTGCGCACAAATATAGAAGGGGTTTTTCGCATTGTCCAATACTTTAATTTTATGCGGAGTTATCGATTTTTGTTATAAAAAAAGGTCCCCGCTAGGGGACCTTATATTTTACTTTATCACGACCTTCCTGTACGTGTCAAAAACTGTCCACTTCTTGAAGAATTCCTCGCGGCCAGTTTCGCCCGCTTCGGCGTATTCGCGAAGCAAGCGAGACACATCCTCGTCGGAGTGGACCTTGATTTCAAAGCCTCGTCCGTTGATGACTGGAAAACCGTCGTAGAGATACTCGCCTACATCTGTGATTTTGGCGATGCGCTTGCCGCGCACCTTCACGGCGGTGCTGTCGCGCAGGATGATGATGTCGAAATCATCGGGATAGTGGTAGCTTTCGCCTATGGTAGGAATTTCGTCACCTACGGTGTAGTGCTGCTTTACAGGCTGTTGCTTCACCACGGAGAGTGTCGCCGTATCGTAGAAAAACTCTTCGAAGATTTCACCACGGCCGTGGCGTTCACCCTGCACGAATTCAGCCTTTTCGCCTGCGGCAATCTGCCTTTCGTAAAGGCCTTCCACAACGCCACAAGCCGATGTCGCAAGGGTCACGCGGTCAATCAGAATGAGCTCGCCCAAGGTCTTGTGCTTTTCAAAGAGGTCAACGACAATGGCTTCAGCAAACACAATCTCGACTACGGCAATGCCGTTCTTGTTGAGCGTTTCGGTCGTCTGGTGCGCGCCCGTGTTCACGTCAATCGCATACTCGATTTTAGTGAGTATTCCGGGAATCGTCTTCGTCCCGAGTTTTACAAGGTAGTCCTTGCCGAGCGAAAGCGGTTCATCGTCCATCCACAGGAGCGACGCCCTGATTTTTTTGTAGCTGCCGATGTCCACGTCTTTTGCAAGCACGCAGCCTCTGGACACGTCCACCTCGCGGTCAAGCGAGATGGTGACGGGTTCACCGGCGTGAGCCTCTTCCACTTTCCTGTCGCCGCGCAGGATTCCCTTGACGGTCGCCTTCTCGTTGCTCGGGAGACTCGTAACCGTATCGCCCACGCGGATTGCGCCCGATTCGATTTGCCCCTGGAACCCGCGGAAAGTGCGATCCGGGCGGCATACGCGCTGCACGGGCAGGTAAAATCCCGCTTCGGTTTGTGTGTCGTCGATATCAATGGTTTCGAGATAATCCAGGAGGGCCTTGCCCGAGTACCAGGCGATATTCTTGGATTTCACAGTCACGTTGTCGCCTTCGGTAGCCGAAAGAGGAATCACGTAGACGCTGTGGAGCGAAAGTTCAGCCGCAAGTTCGTTGATTTGCGTGAGAATTTCTTCGAAACGTTCCTGGCTGTAGCCCACAAGATCCATCTTGTTCACGGCAAAGACAAAGTGGCGAATACCCATCAGCCTGCAAATGCGGGCGTGTCTACGCGTCTGTACGAGAACGCCTTGCGATGCATCTACGAGAATCACTGCGAGGTCGGCAAAAGATGCGCCCACGGCCATGTTGCGCGTGTATTCTTCATGCCCCGGAGTGTCAGCAACGATAAAGCTGCGGTGATCCGTCGTGAAATAGCGATACGCCACATCGATGGTAATGCCCTGTTCGCGTTCGGCCATCAAGCCGTCGAGCAAAAGGGAATAGTCAATTTTTCCGCTGCGGCTACCCACCTTGCTATCGAGTTCCAGAGCCTTTTCCTGGTCAGCGTAAAGCAACTTGGAATCGTAAAGGATGTGCCCGATGAGCGTCGACTTTCCGTCGTCCACACTGCCGCATGTAATAAACTTCAACAAGCCTTTCATTAGAAATATCCCTCCCTCTTGCGGCGTTCCATGCTGCCCGCGGCTTCGTTATCAATCACGCGGGAAGTGCGTTCCGAAGATACCGCGCTCAAGGTTTCGTCAATGATTTCGTCAAGTGTCGTGGCAGTCGATTCAATGCCGCCCGTAAGCGGGTAGCAGCCCAGCGTGCGGAAACGCACCGACTTAATCTCGGGCGTTTCGCCTTCTCGCAGCGGAAAACGGTCATCATCCACCATGATGATGTTGCCGTCGCGCACCACGACCGGGCGCGGGGCAGCAAAGTACAGCGGGACAATGTCAATCTTTTCGCGTTTGATGTACTGCCAAATGTCCTTTTCGGTCCAGTTCGAAATCGGGAAAACGCGGATACTTTCACCCTTGTTTATCTTGGTGTTGTAAAGTTTCCACATTTCGGGGCGCTGGTTTTTCGGGTCCCAGGCGTGCGCGGAATTGCGGAACGAAAAGATGCGTTCCTTCGCGCGGGACTTTTCTTCGTCGCGACGACCACCGCCAAATGCCGCGGTGAAGCCGTACTTGTTCAAAGCCTGCTTCAAGGCCTGCGTCTTCATGATGTCGGTGTAGGCCGAACCGTGATCGAACGGGTTGATGCCTTGCTTGACGCCATCCTGGTTGATGTATTCCAGCATCTCAATGCCGAGTTTTTGCGCCGTGCGGTCGCGAAACTCAATCATCTCGCGGAACTTCCACGTGGTGTTCACGTGCAAGAACGGGAAAGGCGGCTTTTCGGGATAGAAGGCCTTCATGGCCAAATGCAGCATGACGGAACTATCCTTGCCAATAGAGTAGAGCATCACCGGCTTCTCGCATTCTGCAGCGACTTCGCGGATGATGTAGATGGCTTCGGCTTCCAGCTCGTCGAGGTGTGAAAATTCGCTCAAATTAAATCTCCATTAAGATTCCGGGCCAAGCCCGGAATGACGATTGTTGTGAATTCTTTTAATACTTATTTGATTCCTTGGGGTCGATATCAATAGTCTTGACACTTCCGTCGTTCAGTTCAAAAATCCAGCGCACGATATCGTTCTTTTCGCCCTTGACTTTTTCGGTGTGCACCTTGCAGCCCTTGCCACCGATGTCTTCGCCGAGAAAGAAACTGATGGCATGAACCGGGCATTCCTTGATGCACGAGGTGCAACCCCAGCAGTCCTTGGGGTACTTGATATACGCTTTCTTGTTCTCGTTTATCTTGATTAACGTGCCGGGGCAAACGTCGTGGCAGCGCCTGCATCCGATGCACTTGCCTTGATCAATGATGATGCTCATAGTTCCTTTGCCCTTCTGCAGTAAGTTCGCGCAAGATGATTTTAATTTGTCCATTTTCAAGACGGGAATTCACGTACTTGCGGAAACGTTCGTTGTCCTTTTCGGGATAGTCGGTGTTTTCGGCAAAACTGTGCCAACGGGTTTCGTGACGTGCGGCCAGGTGCGCAATCACGCTCTTGCAAACTGTGAGGCGTTCCTTGAGCTCGTAGATGTACATGACTTCTTGCAAGTCGTCTGCATGCAGGCCACTCACACGAGACTCGATATTTTCTATTTCCCTGAGGGCAATCGCTAGCTGATTTTCGCTATAACGATAGCCTGTCTTGATGCCGCCTGCATAAGTGTCCATAGCCGTTTGCATTGCTTCTTCAAGACTTTCAGCGGTGTCCGTGCCGTTCTTGTTATTGAGGAATTT encodes:
- a CDS encoding sulfate ABC transporter substrate-binding protein — its product is MNQNFVKSAIAASLLIAGTIGFSACSSSDEQKSETSAKKVEKQTLTNVSYDPTRELYANYNEVFKKHWKEKTGGEVEITQSHGGSGKQALEVANGLEADVVTLALEFDVNAVRDAGLIENGWVKEFPLNSSPYTSTIVFLVRKGNPKNLKDWGDLVKPGIGIITPNPKTSGGARWNYLAAWAWAEKQYNNDEAKVKDFIKKLFQNVLVLASGARGSTTTFIENGQGDVLLAWENEAFLALKDYPNDYEIVIPSISILAEPSVAIVDKVVDKRGTRELATEYLNYLYSDEGQHIAAKNHYRPSNKAILDQYKEFDQNVNLISIEHFGGWDKAQGTHFSNGGVFDQIYEKK
- a CDS encoding sulfate adenylyltransferase subunit 1, which codes for MKGLLKFITCGSVDDGKSTLIGHILYDSKLLYADQEKALELDSKVGSRSGKIDYSLLLDGLMAEREQGITIDVAYRYFTTDHRSFIVADTPGHEEYTRNMAVGASFADLAVILVDASQGVLVQTRRHARICRLMGIRHFVFAVNKMDLVGYSQERFEEILTQINELAAELSLHSVYVIPLSATEGDNVTVKSKNIAWYSGKALLDYLETIDIDDTQTEAGFYLPVQRVCRPDRTFRGFQGQIESGAIRVGDTVTSLPSNEKATVKGILRGDRKVEEAHAGEPVTISLDREVDVSRGCVLAKDVDIGSYKKIRASLLWMDDEPLSLGKDYLVKLGTKTIPGILTKIEYAIDVNTGAHQTTETLNKNGIAVVEIVFAEAIVVDLFEKHKTLGELILIDRVTLATSACGVVEGLYERQIAAGEKAEFVQGERHGRGEIFEEFFYDTATLSVVKQQPVKQHYTVGDEIPTIGESYHYPDDFDIIILRDSTAVKVRGKRIAKITDVGEYLYDGFPVINGRGFEIKVHSDEDVSRLLREYAEAGETGREEFFKKWTVFDTYRKVVIK
- the cysD gene encoding sulfate adenylyltransferase subunit CysD, with the translated sequence MSEFSHLDELEAEAIYIIREVAAECEKPVMLYSIGKDSSVMLHLAMKAFYPEKPPFPFLHVNTTWKFREMIEFRDRTAQKLGIEMLEYINQDGVKQGINPFDHGSAYTDIMKTQALKQALNKYGFTAAFGGGRRDEEKSRAKERIFSFRNSAHAWDPKNQRPEMWKLYNTKINKGESIRVFPISNWTEKDIWQYIKREKIDIVPLYFAAPRPVVVRDGNIIMVDDDRFPLREGETPEIKSVRFRTLGCYPLTGGIESTATTLDEIIDETLSAVSSERTSRVIDNEAAGSMERRKREGYF
- a CDS encoding ferredoxin family protein, whose product is MSIIIDQGKCIGCRRCHDVCPGTLIKINENKKAYIKYPKDCWGCTSCIKECPVHAISFFLGEDIGGKGCKVHTEKVKGEKNDIVRWIFELNDGSVKTIDIDPKESNKY